A stretch of Corvus hawaiiensis isolate bCorHaw1 chromosome 8, bCorHaw1.pri.cur, whole genome shotgun sequence DNA encodes these proteins:
- the NT5C2 gene encoding cytosolic purine 5'-nucleotidase isoform X4, translating to MNEVGKVFLVTNSDYKYTDKIMTYLFDFPHGPKPGSAHRPWQSYFDLILVDARKPLFFGEGTVLRQVDTVTGKLKIGTYTGPLQHGIVYSGGSSDTVCDLLGAKGKDILYIGDHIFGDILKSKKRQGWRTFLVIPELAQELHVWTDKSALFEELQSLDIFLAELYKHLDSSSNERPDISSIQRRIKKVTHDMDMCYGMMGSLFRSGSRQTLFASQVMRYADLYAASFINLLYYPFSYLFRAAHVLMPHESTVEHTHVDINEKESPMATRNRTSVDFKDSDYKRHQLTRSISEIKPPNLFPQAPQEITHCHDEDDDEEEEEEEEEEEEE from the exons aAAATTATGACTTACTTGTTTGACTTTCCACATGGACCAAAG CCTGGGAGTGCCCATCGGCCATGGCAGTCCTACTTTGACCTGATCCTGGTGGATGCACGGAAACCCCTCTTCTTTGGGGAAGGCACCGTATTGCGGCAGGTGGACACG GTGACCGGGAAGCTGAAGATTGGTACCTACACTGGCCCGCTGCAGCACGGCATTGTGTACTCGGGAG GCTCTTCGGACACGGTCTGTGACCTGCTGGGGGCCAAAGGGAAGGATATCTTGTACATCGGAGACCATATCTTTGGAGACATCCTCAAATCCAAGAAACGCCAGGGCTGGCGGACCTTCCTGGTGATCCCCGAGCTGGCGCAGGAGCTGCACGTCTGGACAGACAAAAGCG CCCTTTTTGAAGAGCTGCAGAGTCTGGACATTTTCTTGGCTGAGCTGTACAA GCATCTGGACAGTAGCAGCAATGAACGCCCTGACATCAGCTCCATCCAGAGACGCATTAAG AAAGTGACCCACGACATGGATATGTGCTACGGGATGATGGGGAGCCTCTTCCGCAGTGGCTCTCGGCAGACACTGTTTGCCAGCCAGGTGATGCGCTACGCTGACCTCTATGCCGCCTCCTTCATCAACCTCCTCTACTACCCCTTCAGCTACCTCTTCAGAGCTGCCCACGTCCTG ATGCCACACGAGTCCACAGTAGAGCACACGCACGTTGACATCAATGAGAAGGAGTCGCCGATGGCCACACGCAATCGCACCTCGGTGGATTTCAAAGATTCCGACTACAAGCGGCACCAATTGACCCGTTCCATCAGTGAGATCAAACCGCCCAACCTCTTCCCTCAGGCACCTCAGGAAATCACACATTGccacgatgaagatgatgatgaggaagaggaagaggaggaagaagaggaggaagaggaataa